From the genome of Papaver somniferum cultivar HN1 chromosome 2, ASM357369v1, whole genome shotgun sequence, one region includes:
- the LOC113352075 gene encoding acyl-protein thioesterase 2-like, with translation MGKPEFVRNKNSYNILAGSLEFGRTYVVRPKGKHQATVVWLHEVSENGFSWYQLLEALPIRNIKWICPTAPTQHHWFDTPKYSEDALSNMERLDTSAAYVAKLLSTEPSDIKLGLGGFGMGSALALYSAACAVEGRLANGRPYPANVSAVVGLSGWLPMARFLMSKIIGSQEAVARAASLPLLLCHGKVDGTVFYKDGANCSKVLSYPLFQKLTSRSYDRLGHGTIHEEMNEVCNWLTTNLALDGSD, from the exons ATGGGGAAACCCGAGTTTGTAAGGAATAAAAATTCATACAACATACTCGCAG GTAGCTTAGAGTTCGGACGAACTTATGTGGTTAGGCCAAAAGGAAAACACCAGGCTACTGTAGTTTGGCTACACGAGGTCAGCGAGAATGGTTTCAG TTGGTACCAACTGTTGGAAGCCTTGCCAATTCGAAAT ATCAAGTGGATCTGCCCAACGGCACCCACTCAGCACCACT GGTTTGATACGCCGAAGTATTCAGAGGATGCTCTTAGTAATATGGAACGCTTAGATACTTCAGCAGCATATGTTGCAAAACTGTTATCAACCGAGCCCAGTGACA TCAAACTTGGTTTGGGGGGCTTTGGCATGGGTTCTGCCCTTGCCCTCTACTCTGCCGCTTGTGCTGTTGAAGGAAGACTTGCAAATGGAAGACCATACCCTGCTAATGTATCTGCTGTTGTTGGTCTAAGTGGGTGGCTTCCAATGGCCAG GTTTTTGATGAGCAAAATAATAGGGTCTCAGGAGGCTGTTGCCCGTGCAGCATCCTTGCCGCTTTTGCTCTGCCACGGTAAAG TTGATGGTACCGTCTTTTATAAGGACGGTGCGAATTGCTCAAAGGTCTTAAGTTATCCACTATTCCAAAAACTCACTTCCAGATCATATGACAG ACTTGGACACGGAACCATTCATGAAGAAATGAACGAAGTTTGCAATTGGTTAACTACAAATTTAGCGCTCGACGGATCTGATTGA
- the LOC113354015 gene encoding probable beta-D-xylosidase 5: MLAMNKNFLRYFLFFAVLLLSFSNVTHQYACTNEAAISLPFCNTSMSYKDRATDLVARLTLQEKVHQLVNKATGVPRLNVPAYQWWNEALHGVGKCWGVSFNSTVRGATSFPAVILSAASFNSTLWYEMGSVVSTEARAMYNLRLAGLTYWSPNVNVFRDPRWGRGQETAGEDPFVVSKYGVNYVRGLQEIGANGGNVTSNALKVSSCCKHYTAYDVDNWKGADRYYFDAKVTLQDMEDTYQPPFKSCVIEGHVSSVMCSYNKVNGVPTCANADLLKGVIRDQWGLDGYIVSDCDSVKVYNNLTHYTATPEDAVALALKAGLDMNCGDFLSNFTENTVKQGKVSESVVDQALVNNYAVLMRLGFFNGDPAKLPFGELGAADVCSEDHQNLALEAAKQGMVLFHNHNGSLPLNPKTTKTLAVIGPNANATEVMISNYAGVPCKYISPLQGLQKYATVTYEPGCANVSCSNGSLIENAANAASESDAVVIVVGLDQSIEAEELDRVNLTLPGLQEKLVMDVANSACGPVVLVIMSGGPIDVSFVKNVSKIVGILWVGYPGQSGGEAIAQVIFGDYNPGGRSPFTWYPQEYVDQVPMTDMNMRANTTRSFPGRTYRFYTGPTLYNFGHGLSYSIFSSIVKSAPKAIQIPLQKSQSILAPNSTNLSEFSSGEAIDISKVNCQALQFDIEVFVKNRGQRNGSHVVLIFWKPPSSEKVVGLPKMGLIGFERVEVVTGKKESVKIKVDVCKDLSVADADGKRKMILGKHTLLVGSSSDKQVGHNFYVRVSKCEGENFIFQQHLSASKSLIC, translated from the exons ATGTTAGCCATGAACAAAAACTTTCtaagatattttttattttttgcggTTCTCTTGCTAAGTTTTTCCAATGTCACTCACCAATATGCTTGCACCAATGAAGCTGCAATAAGCTTACCATTTTGTAATACATCTATGTCTTACAAAGACAGAGCCACTGACCTAGTTGCACGCCTTACACTTCAAGAGAAGGTTCACCAGCTTGTAAATAAGGCTACCGGTGTACCAAGGCTTAATGTTCCTGCATACCAGTGGTGGAATGAAGCACTTCACGGTGTCGGAAAATGTTGGGGAGTGTCTTTCAATTCAACTGTtcgaggtgcaacaagtttcccgGCAGTAATTTTATCTGCTGCAAGTTTCAACTCCACACTATGGTATGAAATGGGGAGTGTGGTTTCCACTGAAGCAAGGGCAATGTATAATCTACGTCTTGCGGGGTTAACATACTGGAGTCCTAATGTTAACGTCTTTAGAGATCCTAGATGGGGTAGAGGGCAAGAGACTGCAGGCGAGGACCCGTTCGTTGTGTCAAAGTACGGAGTGAATTATGTTCGTGGACTTCAAGAGATAGGTGCAAACGGGGGAAATGTCACAAGTAATGCACTTAAGGTCTCCAGTTGTTGCAAGCACTACACTGCTTATGATGTTGATAACTGGAAAGGAGCAGATCGCTATTACTTTGATGCGAAGGTGACTTTGCAAGATATGGAGGATACGTATCAGCCGCCATTCAAGAGTTGTGTCATTGAAGGACATGTTAGCAGTGTGATGTGTTCATACAATAAGGTGAATGGTGTTCCTACTTGTGCCAATGCAGATCTTCTTAAAGGAGTCATAAGAGATCAATGGGGCCTTGATGG GTATATTGTTTCTGACTGCGACTCGGTTAAAGTCTACAACAACTTGACACATTACACTGCAACTCCTGAAGATGCTGTCGCTTTGGCTCTAAAAGCAGGTTTAGACATGAATTGTGGTGATTTTTTAAGTAACTTCACAGAAAATACAGTTAAACAAGGAAAAGTTTCAGAATCTGTTGTAGACCAAGCTCTGGTAAACAATTATGCAGTCTTAATGAGATTAGGCTTCTTTAACGGCGACCCTGCTAAGCTCCCTTTTGGTGAACTAGGAGCGGCGGACGTATGTTCCGAGGATCATCAAAATTTAGCTCTTGAAGCAGCTAAACAAGGGATGGTTTTGTTTCACAATCATAATGGAAGCCTTCCTTTGAATCCTAAAACTACAAAAACTCTAGCAGTTATAGGACCAAATGCTAATGCTACTGAAGTTATGATAAGTAATTACGCGGGCGTCCCTTGTAAGTACATTAGTCCTCTTCAAGGGCTTCAAAAGTATGCGACGGTGACTTACGAGCCAGGGTGTGCCAATGTTAGTTGTAGTAATGGAAGTCTGATAGAAAATGCTGCAAATGCTGCATCAGAAAGTGATGCAGTTGTGATAGTAGTGGGACTTGATCAGTCTATTGAAGCTGAAGAGCTGGATAGAGTGAACCTGACATTGCCTGGATTACAAGAGAAACTTGTTATGGATGTGGCTAATTCAGCGTGCGGTCCGGTGGTTCTTGTTATTATGTCAGGGGGTCCAATTGATGTCTCATTTGTGAAAAATGTGAGTAAAATAGTAGGAATTTTGTGGGTTGGTTATCCTGGTCAATCTGGAGGAGAGGCCATTGCTCAAGTCATATTTGGTGACTACAATCCAG GTGGAAGGTCGCCATTTACGTGGTACCCGCAAGAATACGTTGATCAAGTACCAATGACAGATATGAACATGAGAGCAAACACAACCCGGAGCTTCCCTGGACGAACCTACCGGTTTTACACTGGTCCAACCTTGTACAACTTTGGGCATGGACTAAGTTACTCTATTTTCTCCAGTATTGTCAAATCAGCTCCTAAGGCAATACAGATACCACTGCAGAAATCTCAAAGCATTCTTGCACCCAACAGTACTAATCTATCTGAATTCAGCTCAGGAGAAGCTATTGACATCTCAAAAGTGAATTGCCAGGCTCTACAGTTCGATATCGAGGTTTTTGTGAAGAATCGCGGCCAAAGGAACGGAAGCCATGTAGTGTTAATCTTTTGGAAACCACCATCGTCAGAAAAGGTGGTTGGGCTTCCTAAAATGGGGTTGATAGGTTTTGAAAGGGTGGAAGTAGTGACAGGCAAAAAAGAAAGTGTGAAGATCAAAGTTGATGTATGCAAGGATTTGAGTGTTGCTGATGCAGATGGGAAACGGAAAATGATATTAGGTAAACACACATTACTTGTTgggtcttcaagtgataaacaagTTGGGCATAATTTTTATGTCAGAGTGAGCAAATGCGAAGGGGAAAATTTCATATTTCAGCAACACTTGAGTGCTAGTAAGAGTTTGATTTGTTAA